From the genome of Prevotella herbatica, one region includes:
- the radC gene encoding RadC family protein, whose translation MNSAHTKKHSTNKEVEKLTITNWALEDRPREKLERLGANSLSNAELLGILIGSGNTNESAVDLMKRVLNDCNNNLNTLGKLSIQQLEKYNGLGPAKAITILAACELGKRRSLEKAEERHNISSASAIYDYMHPRMQDLDIEEAWAIMLNQNYKLIKVMRISHGGISETAVDIRIILKEALLCNATVIAICHNHPSNNPFPSGPDDQLTKRVKNACELMRIYFLDHVIITDGKYYSYRESGKL comes from the coding sequence ATGAATTCAGCGCATACAAAAAAACATTCTACAAATAAAGAAGTGGAAAAACTAACTATAACCAATTGGGCACTTGAAGATCGCCCACGAGAAAAACTAGAAAGACTTGGCGCCAACTCACTCAGTAATGCTGAATTATTAGGTATTCTGATTGGAAGCGGAAACACCAACGAGAGTGCTGTCGACTTAATGAAACGAGTTTTAAACGATTGCAACAACAATCTGAACACATTAGGGAAACTCAGCATTCAGCAGCTAGAGAAATATAATGGATTGGGGCCTGCTAAGGCGATAACGATTCTAGCAGCATGTGAACTTGGAAAAAGGCGATCTTTAGAAAAAGCAGAAGAACGCCATAACATAAGTTCAGCATCCGCAATATATGACTATATGCATCCTAGAATGCAAGACCTTGATATTGAGGAAGCATGGGCAATCATGCTTAATCAAAACTACAAACTGATAAAGGTTATGCGTATCAGTCATGGAGGAATAAGCGAAACTGCTGTAGACATTAGAATAATATTGAAAGAGGCTTTACTCTGCAATGCCACTGTTATTGCTATATGTCACAATCATCCAAGTAACAATCCATTCCCAAGCGGACCAGATGACCAACTGACTAAACGAGTTAAAAATGCATGCGAATTAATGCGTATATATTTCCTTGATCACGTTATAATAACAGACGGGAAATATTATTCATATCGTGAAAGCGGCAAATTGTAA
- a CDS encoding glycosyltransferase yields the protein MKYSIIIPVFNRPNEVDEQLESLTIQTLTNFEVVIVEDGSKITCKDVCDKYSEKLDLKYFMKENSGPGQSRNYGAERANGEYLIILDSDVVLPSNYIKAIDDEINSNDTDAFGGPDRAHDSFTNTQKAISYSMTSFFTTGGIRGGKKKLDKFYPRSFNMGIKRDVYSKLNGFSDMRFGEDIDFSIRIFKSGYKCRLFPEAWVWHKRRTDFNKFWRQVFNSGIARINLYKKYPESLKLVHLLPMVFTVGMIFLFTLCITGIITMLTSVEGKWQTTGCIMTLCAALPIMLYCLLIFADSTKVNNSIKVGLLSIVAAYVQLTGYGCGFINSWWKRCVRGKDEFSAYKKTFYK from the coding sequence ATGAAATACTCCATAATAATACCTGTTTTCAATCGCCCTAACGAAGTTGACGAACAACTTGAAAGCCTAACAATACAGACTTTGACAAACTTTGAAGTCGTTATTGTCGAAGACGGTTCAAAGATTACATGCAAAGATGTTTGCGACAAGTATTCTGAAAAACTTGACTTAAAGTATTTCATGAAAGAGAACAGTGGTCCTGGGCAAAGTAGGAACTACGGAGCGGAGAGAGCTAATGGTGAATATCTAATAATTCTTGACAGTGACGTAGTGCTACCATCAAACTATATCAAAGCCATTGACGATGAAATCAACAGCAATGATACTGATGCTTTCGGAGGTCCCGATCGCGCACACGATTCATTTACCAACACGCAAAAAGCTATATCATATTCCATGACAAGCTTTTTCACAACAGGAGGAATACGCGGTGGAAAGAAGAAACTAGATAAATTTTATCCACGCTCATTCAACATGGGAATAAAGCGAGATGTTTACAGTAAGTTAAACGGCTTTAGCGATATGCGTTTCGGCGAAGATATAGATTTCAGCATACGCATTTTCAAGTCTGGATATAAATGTAGACTATTTCCTGAGGCATGGGTTTGGCACAAACGACGCACAGACTTCAATAAATTCTGGAGACAGGTTTTCAACAGCGGTATAGCTCGTATAAACCTATATAAGAAATATCCTGAATCACTGAAACTTGTACATCTATTACCAATGGTGTTCACTGTTGGGATGATTTTCCTTTTTACATTATGTATTACAGGAATCATTACGATGCTGACCTCAGTTGAAGGGAAATGGCAAACAACAGGTTGCATCATGACTTTATGTGCAGCCCTGCCTATAATGCTGTATTGCTTACTAATTTTCGCTGACTCCACAAAGGTTAATAATAGCATAAAAGTGGGACTGCTGAGTATAGTCGCCGCTTACGTACAACTAACGGGCTATGGTTGCGGTTTCATTAATTCATGGTGGAAACGTTGCGTAAGAGGAAAAGATGAATTCAGCGCATACAAAAAAACATTCTACAAATAA